In Clarias gariepinus isolate MV-2021 ecotype Netherlands chromosome 9, CGAR_prim_01v2, whole genome shotgun sequence, a single window of DNA contains:
- the si:dkey-90l8.3 gene encoding LIM domain transcription factor LMO4-B, producing the protein MVNSQAVGGAGCVSRACAGCGGRIADRFLLFSMERYWHTRCLKCSCCQAQLGDIGTTCYSKGGMILCRSDYIRLFGHTGACSACGQSIPPSEMVMRAQGNVYHLKCFSCATCRNRLVPGDRFHYVNGTIFCEHDRPSAALLSAHLQGNPVLPDQKVC; encoded by the exons ATGGTGAACAGCCAGGCGGTGGGCGGAGCCGGGTGTGTGTCACGCGCGTGCGCGGGCTGCGGAGGCCGGATTGCCGACCGCTTCTTGCTCTTCAGCATGGAGCGCTACTGGCACACGCGCTGCCTGAAGTGCTCGTGCTGCCAGGCTCAGCTGGGCGACATCGGCACCACCTGCTACAGCAAAGGAGGGATGATCCTGTGCAGGAGCGACTACATCAG gttgTTCGGGCACACGGGTGCGTGCAGTGCCTGCGGCCAGTCGATCCCTCCCAGCGAGATGGTGATGAGGGCGCAGGGCAACGTCTACCACCTCAAG tgttTCTCCTGCGCGACGTGCAGAAACCGCCTGGTCCCCGGCGACCGGTTCCACTACGTCAACGGCACCATCTTCTGCGAGCACGACAGACCCAGTGCCGCCCTCCTCAGCGCACATCTGCAAGGCAACCCCGTGCTGCCTGACCAAAAA GTTTGCTGA